The sequence TGAGTCAGATGCAGAGATTATTATTGAGGCATATAATGATAAGGCTGATGCGAGTGAGATTGATTTTGATCGAGCGTTTGATTTGTTTTACCGAGTGGATACAAAGGATACTCAAAATGAGTTTGGCAGCGGAATTGGTTTATATACGGTTCAAGCTATGGTTGAGGCCTACCAAGGGAGAGTCAGTTTTGCGGCTCAAGATGAGGGTGTTGTGTTGAAGGTGTGGTTGCCGAAACAGGTAGGTGGTACTGATGCGTAAAGGTGTTGCCGTGTTTTTTGTTTTTTTAGTGATGCTGGTGATGCCGATGTCGGTGCAGGCGATGTCAACGCCAGTTTATGAGAGTGAACAGGCGGCGTTGCAAAGTGAGTTGCAGCATCTGCGTGAGACCGTTACTGAGCCAGGAGTATATTCAATTGTACTCCGTTTTTATGATGCAGATGGGACTGTTATTGAGCAAGAAATTTTCTTGGAAATTACCGCTGATGATACGTTAGCAACAGTTACTGAGAGTTATGCAGCAAACGAGCGTAATGGCTGGTTTGGCAATTATAATGGTGAGGATGCTACGGCATGGACAGGGTTTGGTGCTTTTATTACTGAGACCTTGCCATTTATTTTAATGCTGATAATGTTGGTGCCTTTTTTAGTTTTGCTGCTGATGTCTTTATTGACATCGAAGCTGACGCGAGATGTCAATTCGGTGTTGGGAGATGAGTGATTTCATCAGTTTTTAATCATAGGCCTTAAAACTCACAAAAGTATGCAGGAGTGCTTTGAGTTAGTGGGGGCAAATTGCTATGATTAGGTTGTAAAAAAAAGTTATGGGAGGATTTTTGCGATGAAAAAATATCTTAAAATAGGGATTAGTTTACTCGCTGTTGTGGTAGTCGTTTTAAGTCAAACGAATATTACTGCTTTTGCAGTGACGTCTGAAAATAATGCCAATAATCATAGTTCAGAAGTGAGCAGTGATAATAATTCAGAGGAAAATATTGGAGAGGAAGAGGAGACAGTAGAAAGTGTCGCTGAAGAAGCGCCATTAATGGCTAAGTCAGTTACACCTTTTTCAGCTGGTTTTGCCAGTTTTGATGGTGTTGATTTGAATGGTGTTACGAATTTGTCATATACACAGGGTCAAATTATTAATATTGATAAGACAGTTAATATTAATGTTAATTTTGGTGATTCAACGAGTAATGGAAAAAAAGTGACAGTTCAGTTAGCTAAAGAACTTGTTTTTCAAACAGTTCCAGGTTTGAAAAAAGTTGGGAATACTTTCGTATATGATCCAAGTTCACTGCCAAGTAACTTACAAGGGTTTGTCAGTAATATTACTTATACACCAAATCCAACCAGCAGTAGTTCATGGAATGGTTATGGAAATGCTTATTCTGGTAGTATTACTTATGAATTCATTAATTCTATTTCAGCAACGCCACTCAGTTTTACAACCAGAATTGATCGATTATACCTGACTAATAATGCTGGATATAATATTGATAATGCTGTTATTGTAACTAGCGAAAAAAATGGTGCTGTTATTGAAAGTGAAACAGTAGAGACACTTACTTATGCATCGGCTTTAACTACCGATTTATGGCGTGGCGGAAACAAGGAAGTATATGTTGATCAGACTACTGGTTTGCGCACTGTCATTGGCACGTTGGTTTCGGCACCAGATGGACTTTCCGGTGGACTTGTTGAATATTATGAAGTAACATATGCATATGCAAAGGAACTTGCTTATGTATCCATAGAGGGGACTACAATCCCTAATACGAGTGTTGATGATACTACGCTTTGGTCGGATGCGAGTTGGAATTACGTCAAAATTCGTTTTAATAATGCAAAGATTACTGGGAATTTATATCTAAACTTTGATGTTGCCGATACAACTAATCATGTAGTTGGAAAAGTTTATACTATTAAGCCATCCGGAAACCAAACTATTAAACCATACGATAATCCGACATTTGAACGTAATAAATTAGCGTCGTTTTCATTTACGGTAGCTGAATCGTTTAAAAATTCAATTATGCTTATTAATTGGAGTCAAACTATCTCACTACAGAACACGAACAGTGGTAATGCCGTCCTTGGTCAGATTCCGCTCACTAATCGCCAGGCAGATCCAGTGACGGATCAAGTTTTAAAGCTTTCCTTTGATGATGTCTACATGGGCGTTAATCGTATAGATTTGTATACTACAACAAATACAGCAGCCAGCGGTGCATATAATATAAACGGAACAACAACCGATGGACGTAGCTTTACTATTCCGGATATTAATACTTGGGCAGGACGTACCGGAATTACTCTAGCGCAATCTGATATTACTCCGAATCCTGGTGAATACATTAAAACTATAGTATGGACAGAGAAATCTATTACTAACAACTTTTCTTCATATGCAGGTTATCTTGGTTATGGAGGGACAGCACGGTTTTATGGGGTTATTTTAGATAGTGCAGCCGATGGTGTAACCGCAACTTCAACGCTTCAAAGTGTAAGCTTAGAAAGTGGCGAAGATATCCATGCAACAACTAAAAAAGGAACCTTGACCCATCAATATGTTGATACCGCAACAGCCTTAGGATTTAGTGGAGCTGGGACAACCCTTAGTATGTTAAGTGGTGAGACCAAAACATCTACTAATACAATTCAATGGAATGACACTCAAGGAACATTTGTGAGCACAATGAAAGGGTTTAACTTCTATTTACGTGAAGCTGAGGCTTTTGAGTTTGATATAAGCAGCTTTAGTGCCACAGATACTAATGGGGTCGTCTATTCACAAGCTAATAATAATATCGTAGTGAGTACCTTGACCGATAACACAGGCAAAAAAGTCTACAAAATTACTATTGCAGATTATGCCTTTGATTTCAGAAAGTCACCTAACTTTAAAGTAAATGTAACAACCAAAAAATCAGCCGGTAATTTTACAATTCAAGCTAAAGATATTTATTTTGCTGAACCAATGAATGCAAAGATTGTTTTAAAAAACTTTGCTTCTGGCCTCACAACTAATGATATTTATGACATCAGTGATTTACGTGACGAAACTCAACAAATGATGAGTTTTGGCGGTTCAATTACCAACCTTGCCCAAGCAGACTTCAGTACCGCAACCAGTGCGAATCTGGATGGCGGACCATGGACTACATATGATTATGTCAGCGGAAAAACAATTCTTGATTTAAACCCAGATGGAACTGCAAAATATAAATTATCAGTAGCCAATAACTCGGGACAAAATGTCAGTGGTTATAAAGCAATTATCCCAATTCCTAAAGCAGGACAAAATGCCGGAAGCGACTTCCAACAACAAGCCTTTGAATGGGATGTGCTTCTGAATAATCCAATTGATGTATCAAGCACAAATTACGCTTATACAGTTCGTTACAGTACAACGTATACAAATAATTTTGATGATGCTTCATGGAAAACATGGAATGAGATTACTGATAAAACAACCATTAAAGCGGTCCGGATTGTCACAACTGATGTAATTCCTGATGGTGGTCAAGATGAAATTACCTTCACCATTGATATGGATCCGGCAACTGCTGATGTGCAGGCTGGTGGCGTTAATATCTACAATGCCTTGATTTACCGTAGTGTACTTGGCGCTGAAGGTGCGGCACCAAGTGAGCCGGTAGCGATTCGCTTAAAAACCGGAGTTATCAAAGGGCAAGTGTTTAATGATACTGACCGGAATGGTTTGTTAAATGGGACAGAAACCGGACGCAATGGTGTTGTTGTTACCGCTTATGAAGCAGGAACAACAACGGTTCTGGAAACTAAAACGACCCAAACATTAAATGGTGTACCGGGAAGTTATGCCTTCTTAGGATTAGACAAGAACCAAAATGTGGATATTGTCTTTACGAATCCAACGAATGATGACTCAATTCGTTTTAGTGCGGTAACAAGCGGTGGTAGTACGCCAACCGCAAGTGCTACACATGATAAAGCAACAACATCA comes from Culicoidibacter larvae and encodes:
- a CDS encoding InlB B-repeat-containing protein, encoding MKKYLKIGISLLAVVVVVLSQTNITAFAVTSENNANNHSSEVSSDNNSEENIGEEEETVESVAEEAPLMAKSVTPFSAGFASFDGVDLNGVTNLSYTQGQIINIDKTVNINVNFGDSTSNGKKVTVQLAKELVFQTVPGLKKVGNTFVYDPSSLPSNLQGFVSNITYTPNPTSSSSWNGYGNAYSGSITYEFINSISATPLSFTTRIDRLYLTNNAGYNIDNAVIVTSEKNGAVIESETVETLTYASALTTDLWRGGNKEVYVDQTTGLRTVIGTLVSAPDGLSGGLVEYYEVTYAYAKELAYVSIEGTTIPNTSVDDTTLWSDASWNYVKIRFNNAKITGNLYLNFDVADTTNHVVGKVYTIKPSGNQTIKPYDNPTFERNKLASFSFTVAESFKNSIMLINWSQTISLQNTNSGNAVLGQIPLTNRQADPVTDQVLKLSFDDVYMGVNRIDLYTTTNTAASGAYNINGTTTDGRSFTIPDINTWAGRTGITLAQSDITPNPGEYIKTIVWTEKSITNNFSSYAGYLGYGGTARFYGVILDSAADGVTATSTLQSVSLESGEDIHATTKKGTLTHQYVDTATALGFSGAGTTLSMLSGETKTSTNTIQWNDTQGTFVSTMKGFNFYLREAEAFEFDISSFSATDTNGVVYSQANNNIVVSTLTDNTGKKVYKITIADYAFDFRKSPNFKVNVTTKKSAGNFTIQAKDIYFAEPMNAKIVLKNFASGLTTNDIYDISDLRDETQQMMSFGGSITNLAQADFSTATSANLDGGPWTTYDYVSGKTILDLNPDGTAKYKLSVANNSGQNVSGYKAIIPIPKAGQNAGSDFQQQAFEWDVLLNNPIDVSSTNYAYTVRYSTTYTNNFDDASWKTWNEITDKTTIKAVRIVTTDVIPDGGQDEITFTIDMDPATADVQAGGVNIYNALIYRSVLGAEGAAPSEPVAIRLKTGVIKGQVFNDTDRNGLLNGTETGRNGVVVTAYEAGTTTVLETKTTQTLNGVPGSYAFLGLDKNQNVDIVFTNPTNDDSIRFSAVTSGGSTPTASATHDKATTSNLTPSAVGFDSIDAGFITPITVTFNGNTGVSSIASTKKYPGEAVSPAPTATKVGHTFNGWFTASTGGSKVTFPYTVGAA